A portion of the Paenibacillus marchantiae genome contains these proteins:
- a CDS encoding nucleoside hydrolase translates to MSETGNRIILDVDTGIDDALAILLAVKSRKLDILGITTVCGNVSLQQATDNTCKILELVGAPSIPVIAGAAGPLTRKSHYEHRVHGQDGLGGALPDPAVSKQADEGFAPEFIVEQAKLYPGELTLIMTAPLTNLALALMKCPELPTLLKEVIFMGGVVRGHGNVTPTAEYNTYADPEAARIVLHAGFEKLTQVGLDVTRQTLLNEEAIGRLTDPVLRDYVAQSTEIYIKRYEEMNGIRACALHDPLAVGVALAPELVGRKSYYVDVETASRLCDGQMVCDFQNRLGEQPNTLVCETVDAEAFLELFINALNA, encoded by the coding sequence ATGAGTGAAACAGGAAATCGCATCATTCTGGATGTGGATACCGGTATTGATGACGCGCTGGCCATCTTGCTGGCCGTCAAGAGTCGGAAGCTGGACATTCTCGGAATTACCACGGTCTGTGGGAATGTATCGCTCCAGCAGGCAACGGATAATACATGCAAAATTCTCGAGCTGGTGGGAGCACCCTCCATTCCGGTCATTGCCGGAGCGGCTGGGCCACTCACACGCAAGTCTCACTATGAGCACCGGGTACATGGGCAAGACGGATTGGGTGGTGCGCTGCCCGATCCGGCCGTGTCCAAGCAGGCTGATGAAGGTTTTGCCCCGGAATTTATCGTTGAACAAGCGAAGTTGTACCCAGGCGAACTAACATTGATTATGACTGCGCCGTTAACGAATCTGGCGCTTGCGTTAATGAAGTGTCCTGAGCTGCCTACATTATTGAAGGAAGTCATCTTCATGGGTGGCGTCGTTCGTGGACATGGCAATGTTACCCCTACTGCGGAGTACAACACGTACGCCGATCCCGAAGCCGCACGCATTGTATTGCACGCAGGTTTCGAGAAGCTTACGCAGGTGGGCTTGGATGTTACCCGCCAAACGCTGCTGAATGAAGAAGCCATCGGACGATTAACTGATCCGGTATTGCGCGATTACGTGGCACAGAGCACGGAGATTTACATCAAGCGGTATGAAGAAATGAACGGCATACGCGCCTGTGCCCTGCATGATCCACTGGCCGTTGGTGTCGCTCTTGCCCCGGAACTGGTTGGACGCAAATCGTATTACGTTGATGTAGAGACGGCCAGCCGTTTGTGCGATGGTCAAATGGTATGTGACTTCCAAAACCGTTTGGGTGAACAGCCTAACACATTGGTATGCGAAACGGTAGATGCCGAAGCATTTCTTGAGTTGTTTATTAATGCGTTAAATGCGTAG
- a CDS encoding ABC transporter substrate-binding protein, whose amino-acid sequence MKKWISGLAAVAMTSVLLAGCGSSTENATGGSGSGGTAPTKLVISTWGFSEDFFNEEVFGPFEKEHNVDIVLEVGNNAERLNKIRQGTSNVDVIYLSDYYAQQGIDEGLFEKIDRSKIPNVNDIYDIAKAPLGEDYGPAYTVGQLGIAYNPDLVNKEVTSWADLWDPAFAGNLTIPNITATAGPMVLDAASRVAGNETFNEDAAFAELKKLSSNVVKFYTQTSEFVNMFSQEEIAGGPIMEMYFKDLKAAVPNAKFVTPSEGAYAVMNTINVVKGSKNKELAEEFINWQLSQDVQTKSAKAKVDSPVNTKVELNAEEAEGVTYGADVVGKLNKLDMEFVNQQAKAWTDRWNREIAQ is encoded by the coding sequence ATGAAAAAGTGGATTAGCGGTTTGGCGGCAGTGGCAATGACATCGGTATTACTTGCAGGTTGCGGCAGCAGCACAGAGAACGCAACAGGCGGATCAGGCAGCGGAGGCACGGCGCCAACTAAGCTGGTCATCTCCACTTGGGGGTTCTCGGAAGATTTCTTCAATGAAGAAGTATTTGGTCCATTTGAAAAAGAACATAATGTAGACATCGTGCTTGAAGTGGGTAACAACGCTGAGCGTTTGAACAAAATCCGCCAAGGTACATCCAATGTGGATGTGATCTATTTGTCCGATTACTATGCACAGCAAGGTATTGATGAAGGTTTGTTTGAGAAAATCGACCGCTCCAAAATTCCGAATGTGAATGATATTTATGATATTGCCAAAGCACCGCTTGGCGAAGATTACGGCCCGGCCTATACGGTTGGACAGCTCGGAATCGCTTATAATCCAGACCTCGTTAACAAAGAAGTCACTTCATGGGCAGATCTGTGGGACCCGGCGTTTGCGGGTAACCTGACCATTCCGAATATTACGGCAACAGCAGGCCCAATGGTATTGGATGCAGCTTCCCGTGTAGCCGGAAACGAAACGTTTAATGAAGATGCAGCATTTGCGGAACTGAAAAAATTAAGCAGCAACGTTGTTAAATTCTACACGCAAACTTCCGAATTCGTGAACATGTTCTCCCAAGAAGAGATTGCGGGCGGACCGATTATGGAAATGTACTTCAAAGACCTGAAAGCTGCAGTTCCAAATGCGAAGTTTGTTACACCTAGCGAAGGTGCATATGCAGTCATGAATACGATCAATGTCGTGAAAGGCAGTAAGAACAAAGAACTCGCCGAAGAATTCATCAACTGGCAGTTGAGCCAGGATGTACAAACCAAATCCGCCAAAGCTAAAGTGGACTCCCCGGTAAATACGAAGGTTGAATTGAATGCCGAAGAAGCTGAAGGCGTAACATATGGTGCGGACGTAGTTGGCAAGCTGAACAAGCTGGATATGGAATTTGTGAATCAACAGGCTAAAGCATGGACAGATCGTTGGAACCGCGAGATTGCACAATAA
- a CDS encoding glycoside hydrolase family 32 protein translates to MSTISTTDYRGAYHFSPKKNWMNDPNGMVFFKGEYHLFYQHHPFGTTWGPMHWGHAVTKDLVTWEELPVALAPDEHGMIFSGSAVVDWNNTSGFFDDEPGLVAIFTHHQEVPNNPPVQSQSLAYSKDSGRTWMKYEGNPVLEHESFVDFRDPKVFWHEQTKEWIMIIACGQTVCLYHSPNLKDWTLGSEFGAGIGSHDGVWECPDLFPLAVDGDASQEKWVMLVSIGADPAFKEGSRTQYFTGDFDGITFVPDEASHTVRWLDHGRDNYAGVSWSDIPAEDGRRLFMGWMSNWMYANQTPTEAYRGAMTIARELTLEKRDGEVLLVQRPVRELEHARTPVLSLQNTSIRQVSEQLNTLGLVNYEIHAEWPSDQSVQFALRSGADNETLIGVDVRQNEVYVDRSRSGIIDFHEHFLGRHAAGLKAVDGNQHLRIFVDYSSVEVFANDGQAVITDLIYPDAGSEGISVQSENKDVVFASLHIYELSPIRAEVQLK, encoded by the coding sequence ATGTCTACCATTTCAACAACGGATTACCGGGGCGCCTATCACTTCTCGCCCAAGAAAAATTGGATGAATGACCCCAACGGTATGGTATTTTTCAAAGGCGAGTATCACTTGTTCTATCAGCATCATCCATTTGGCACAACATGGGGACCGATGCATTGGGGACACGCGGTGACCAAGGACCTGGTTACCTGGGAAGAGCTGCCTGTGGCTTTGGCGCCGGATGAGCATGGCATGATATTCTCCGGCAGCGCCGTGGTGGACTGGAACAATACGTCCGGATTCTTTGACGATGAGCCAGGACTTGTGGCTATTTTCACCCATCATCAGGAGGTGCCTAACAATCCTCCCGTTCAGTCTCAGAGCCTCGCATATAGCAAGGATAGCGGCAGAACATGGATGAAATACGAGGGCAATCCGGTACTGGAGCATGAGTCGTTCGTGGATTTCCGTGATCCCAAAGTGTTCTGGCATGAACAGACCAAGGAATGGATTATGATTATCGCTTGTGGTCAAACGGTATGTCTGTACCATTCCCCCAATCTGAAGGATTGGACACTGGGCAGTGAATTCGGCGCAGGGATCGGTTCGCATGATGGCGTATGGGAGTGCCCTGATCTGTTCCCGCTGGCCGTGGATGGAGATGCGAGCCAGGAGAAATGGGTGATGCTCGTCAGCATTGGTGCAGATCCGGCCTTCAAAGAAGGCTCCAGAACGCAATACTTCACCGGAGATTTTGATGGCATTACATTTGTTCCTGATGAAGCTTCCCATACCGTTCGCTGGCTTGATCATGGTCGGGATAACTACGCAGGGGTCAGTTGGTCCGACATTCCGGCCGAAGACGGCAGACGTCTGTTTATGGGCTGGATGAGCAACTGGATGTATGCCAATCAGACACCAACCGAAGCATACCGCGGCGCGATGACCATTGCGAGAGAGCTGACATTGGAGAAAAGGGACGGAGAAGTCCTGCTGGTTCAGCGTCCTGTACGCGAGCTGGAGCACGCACGCACGCCAGTACTGTCCTTACAGAATACTTCTATTAGACAAGTGAGTGAGCAGTTGAACACCTTGGGCCTTGTAAACTATGAGATTCATGCGGAATGGCCTTCTGATCAATCTGTTCAATTTGCATTACGAAGTGGTGCGGACAATGAAACTCTCATCGGCGTGGACGTTCGTCAGAATGAGGTATATGTTGATCGCAGTCGATCGGGTATTATCGATTTTCATGAACATTTCCTGGGTCGCCATGCAGCTGGATTAAAAGCAGTGGACGGCAACCAACATCTGCGTATCTTTGTGGATTACTCATCCGTAGAGGTATTTGCCAATGACGGTCAAGCGGTGATTACCGATCTGATCTATCCGGATGCGGGTTCTGAGGGAATCTCTGTTCAGTCCGAAAATAAGGATGTAGTATTTGCTTCGCTTCATATCTACGAGCTATCCCCTATCCGAGCTGAAGTCCAATTGAAATGA
- a CDS encoding carbohydrate ABC transporter permease, whose translation MVVKHTGMDRLILALNAIFLTCAVLVVVVPLIYIVIASFMDPTVLLNRGLSFNVSDWSLDGYQMILSNPAMIRGFANAVLYSVSFALVTVTVSIFAGYALSDDRLAGRGFFMIIFIITMFFGGGLIPTYLLVRNLGMLDTVWAIIIPGAVNVWNIILSRTFFKGVPRELREAANVDGASEMKIFFQIVIPLSKPIIFVLALYAFVGQWNSYFDAMIYLDNPNLHPLQLVLRSILIQNQAAPGMISDQLAMAELKRLSEMIKYSAIVISSLPLIIMYPFFQKYFEKGVMVGSLK comes from the coding sequence ATGGTAGTCAAACACACGGGAATGGATCGTCTGATCCTCGCACTGAACGCCATCTTTCTCACCTGTGCTGTACTGGTTGTGGTCGTTCCTTTGATTTACATCGTTATCGCCTCATTTATGGACCCTACTGTGCTGCTGAATCGGGGATTGTCCTTCAATGTATCCGACTGGAGTCTGGACGGGTATCAGATGATTCTATCCAATCCGGCCATGATTCGAGGATTTGCCAATGCGGTGCTGTACTCGGTTTCCTTTGCACTCGTGACGGTGACCGTCTCCATATTTGCAGGGTATGCCTTATCTGATGATAGGCTGGCTGGGCGAGGGTTTTTCATGATTATATTTATCATCACGATGTTCTTCGGTGGCGGTTTGATCCCTACCTATCTGCTTGTTCGTAATCTCGGCATGCTGGACACGGTATGGGCCATTATCATCCCAGGCGCAGTCAACGTATGGAACATCATTCTCTCCAGAACCTTCTTCAAAGGGGTACCGCGAGAACTGAGAGAAGCCGCCAATGTGGATGGCGCCTCCGAGATGAAGATTTTCTTCCAGATCGTCATTCCGTTATCAAAACCTATCATTTTTGTCCTCGCGTTGTACGCGTTTGTAGGGCAGTGGAATTCCTATTTTGACGCCATGATCTATCTGGACAACCCGAACCTTCATCCGTTACAGCTCGTTCTGCGCTCCATTCTGATTCAGAATCAGGCTGCACCGGGCATGATCAGTGATCAGCTTGCGATGGCAGAACTGAAACGGCTCTCGGAAATGATCAAATATTCAGCCATTGTCATTTCGAGTCTGCCACTCATCATCATGTATCCGTTCTTTCAGAAATATTTCGAAAAAGGTGTCATGGTAGGTTCGCTCAAATAG
- a CDS encoding ABC transporter permease: MKKSVYWLLLPGFVFLAAFMIIPIVLTIGSTFFQENSFTFEGYMHFFRDPYFLKILLTTLQVSVVTTIVCVVLGFPTAYYISQKAPRRKGILLALAIFPLLTSPVVRSFSWMIILGRKGLINNALVGLGIVDKPLDILYTPAAMMIGLTHLFLPLMIISLVGVLENIDGDLLKAAQSLGASRFTAFRRVVFPLAVPGLVIGAVLVFVGSLTAYTTPALLGGKQRVIATFLYQNAMTLNDWYLASVVAAIMIVITFVVVGVMNKMAKTLNPKG; encoded by the coding sequence ATGAAGAAATCAGTATACTGGCTATTGCTGCCGGGATTTGTGTTTTTGGCGGCATTTATGATCATTCCGATTGTCCTGACGATCGGATCGACGTTTTTTCAAGAAAACTCCTTCACGTTTGAAGGATATATGCATTTTTTCAGAGACCCTTACTTTTTGAAAATATTGCTTACGACGCTGCAGGTCAGCGTGGTCACCACCATCGTCTGCGTGGTGCTCGGATTCCCGACAGCTTATTATATTTCACAGAAAGCGCCGCGCCGCAAAGGCATTCTGCTTGCGTTGGCAATCTTCCCACTGCTGACGAGCCCGGTTGTGCGCTCGTTTAGCTGGATGATTATTCTGGGACGCAAAGGGCTGATTAACAACGCCCTTGTTGGGCTTGGTATCGTGGACAAGCCGCTGGATATTCTTTATACGCCGGCAGCCATGATGATTGGTTTGACCCATCTGTTCCTGCCACTTATGATCATTTCCCTGGTCGGTGTGCTTGAGAACATCGATGGTGATCTGCTCAAGGCAGCACAGAGTTTGGGTGCATCCCGCTTCACGGCATTTCGCCGGGTGGTGTTCCCGCTGGCTGTGCCAGGGCTCGTTATCGGAGCCGTACTTGTTTTTGTCGGAAGCCTGACGGCTTATACAACGCCTGCACTATTGGGAGGCAAACAGCGTGTAATTGCGACGTTCCTCTATCAGAACGCCATGACCCTGAACGACTGGTATCTGGCCTCGGTCGTTGCTGCGATTATGATTGTCATTACGTTTGTCGTGGTCGGTGTCATGAACAAAATGGCCAAAACTTTAAATCCGAAGGGGTAG
- a CDS encoding ABC transporter ATP-binding protein codes for MALLTLDRVSVAYDNQTILKDFQLELEKGKLLSLLGPSGCGKTTTLRLIAGFLEATQGKFMFGGKDYTKVPVNKRNFGFVFQSYALFPHLSVYDNVAFGLRMRKVKDKDISSRVMRILEVVNLNGFEKRFPQELSGGQRQRVAIARALVIEPDLLLFDEPLSNLDANLRLNMRVEIRRIQQELGITTLYVSHDQEECFSISDQVAIMNKGVVEQLDRPETIFKYPATEFVAQFIGFHNFIEFAERSDAGEVITLKAGGRLFTATAHPGTARPGARKGAIRPDDLMVSGDTSGDMANALPGIIKVSTYLGRSYQYVIETELGDFTANQEMETPYLSGQRVNLIFPQDKLVLVE; via the coding sequence ATGGCATTGCTGACATTGGATCGCGTATCGGTGGCTTACGATAACCAGACGATCCTGAAGGATTTTCAATTGGAGCTGGAAAAAGGTAAGCTGCTCTCCCTGCTCGGACCGAGCGGTTGCGGCAAAACAACTACGCTGCGCCTCATCGCCGGATTCCTGGAAGCAACACAGGGTAAGTTTATGTTCGGCGGCAAGGATTATACGAAGGTTCCGGTAAACAAGCGGAATTTCGGATTTGTATTTCAGAGTTATGCGCTGTTCCCGCATCTGTCTGTCTATGACAACGTGGCCTTCGGCCTGCGGATGCGCAAGGTAAAAGACAAGGATATTTCTTCACGCGTAATGCGCATCCTTGAAGTGGTGAACCTGAACGGCTTCGAGAAACGCTTCCCGCAGGAACTGTCCGGTGGACAGCGTCAGCGTGTGGCGATTGCCCGCGCACTCGTCATTGAACCGGATTTGCTGTTGTTTGATGAACCGCTCAGTAACCTGGATGCCAACCTGCGGCTGAATATGCGGGTGGAGATCCGCCGGATTCAGCAGGAACTGGGCATTACGACGCTTTATGTCTCTCATGATCAGGAGGAGTGCTTCTCCATCTCGGATCAGGTAGCGATTATGAACAAAGGCGTTGTCGAGCAGCTCGACCGCCCGGAGACGATTTTTAAATACCCGGCCACAGAATTTGTAGCCCAATTTATCGGCTTCCACAATTTTATTGAATTCGCAGAGCGCAGTGATGCAGGAGAGGTGATCACGCTGAAAGCGGGTGGTCGTTTGTTCACGGCAACAGCGCATCCCGGAACAGCACGTCCCGGTGCACGCAAAGGTGCGATTCGTCCGGATGATCTGATGGTTAGCGGAGATACCTCTGGGGACATGGCAAATGCTTTGCCAGGGATTATCAAAGTAAGCACGTATCTTGGACGCAGTTATCAGTACGTCATTGAGACAGAACTTGGCGACTTCACAGCCAATCAGGAGATGGAGACACCTTATCTCAGCGGACAGCGGGTTAATCTGATTTTCCCGCAGGATAAACTTGTCCTTGTGGAATAG
- a CDS encoding ROK family protein: MRIGAIEAGGTKFVCGVGNERGGIEDWCSFPTEHPETTLAKVIDYFRDKGVAAIGIGSFGPIDLQPDSPTCGYITTTPKPGWGNCNVIGTLKREFPIPFGWDTDVNAAALGEVTWGAAKGLENCVYYTIGTGVGIGLVAGGKRVHGLLHPEGGHIRTRRHPEDHFAGLCPYHGDCLEGMAAGPAIQARWQSPGSELPADHPAWEIESFYIAESITTAILLHSPQKVILGGGVMQQSHLFPMIRERVVRNLNGYVNAASITQHIDQYIVQPGLGQHAGLCGALALGLEALQQHPTSAL; encoded by the coding sequence ATGCGTATAGGAGCAATAGAAGCCGGTGGAACAAAGTTTGTATGTGGTGTAGGTAATGAGCGAGGGGGAATTGAAGATTGGTGCAGCTTTCCAACGGAACATCCAGAGACCACACTGGCGAAGGTTATTGACTATTTCAGGGATAAAGGAGTAGCCGCAATCGGAATCGGCTCCTTTGGTCCGATTGATCTGCAACCGGATAGCCCCACCTGTGGTTACATTACAACAACGCCCAAGCCAGGGTGGGGAAACTGTAATGTTATTGGAACCTTGAAGCGCGAATTCCCGATTCCCTTCGGATGGGATACGGATGTGAATGCAGCGGCCCTTGGAGAAGTCACTTGGGGAGCAGCAAAGGGATTGGAAAACTGTGTGTATTATACAATCGGCACAGGTGTTGGGATTGGACTTGTAGCGGGAGGTAAACGTGTGCATGGATTGCTGCACCCAGAGGGTGGGCACATCCGGACGAGACGGCACCCGGAGGATCATTTTGCCGGATTATGTCCGTATCATGGCGATTGCTTGGAGGGCATGGCTGCGGGGCCAGCCATTCAAGCCCGTTGGCAGAGCCCTGGCAGCGAACTGCCGGCAGACCACCCTGCCTGGGAGATCGAATCCTTTTACATTGCGGAGTCCATCACGACAGCCATTCTGCTTCATTCCCCGCAAAAGGTCATCTTGGGCGGAGGGGTGATGCAGCAAAGTCATCTGTTCCCCATGATCCGGGAGCGGGTTGTACGAAATCTGAATGGTTATGTGAATGCAGCCTCAATAACGCAACATATCGATCAATATATTGTCCAGCCGGGATTGGGCCAGCACGCAGGACTATGCGGTGCGCTTGCATTGGGTTTAGAGGCATTGCAGCAACATCCAACGTCGGCTTTATAA
- a CDS encoding Na-translocating system protein MpsC family protein, producing MELLDSNESKKKMCQYYNEISKELFGFGTTLLRVTIDQNIVTFYAKHRRSPRSDALEGEAPGLKLEVDFRMSVLYKKKFREKLEQHMGLPIEAVLRDYDASTQWAITNVILEQA from the coding sequence ATGGAACTGCTGGACAGCAATGAGAGCAAGAAGAAGATGTGCCAGTATTATAACGAAATTTCGAAGGAACTGTTCGGCTTTGGGACCACTCTCCTGAGAGTGACCATTGATCAGAACATTGTAACCTTCTACGCGAAGCACCGACGTTCACCGCGCTCTGACGCCCTGGAAGGGGAGGCCCCCGGCTTGAAGCTGGAAGTGGACTTCCGCATGTCTGTCTTGTATAAGAAGAAATTCAGGGAGAAGTTGGAGCAGCACATGGGTTTGCCAATCGAAGCTGTATTACGGGATTACGATGCGTCCACGCAGTGGGCCATCACGAATGTGATATTGGAACAAGCATAG
- a CDS encoding ABC transporter permease: MREKHIGLGLFSLLVFIFLLGPLLIISVTSFEPGTVLKFPPEGFSLRWYENIFNTGGFLRTFQTSIIISLLGNLLALLLGVPAAYALSRYDFKGKSVLNALFLSPVLIPGIVLGFTLMKYLIVIYHLPMYLGLLIGHTIIMLPFIIRVIASSLSSFDFAVEEAALSLGAGRVRTFFQIVLPNIRSGILAAVLIAFLESFNNVDISVFMTGPGVSTLPIQMLTYVENYFDPTIAAISVLLMVLTGLLMFVIERIMGGFSYFTKR, encoded by the coding sequence ATGCGGGAGAAACATATCGGGCTGGGCCTGTTCAGTCTGCTGGTCTTTATCTTTCTGCTGGGCCCGCTTCTGATCATCTCGGTGACTTCGTTTGAACCGGGGACGGTACTCAAATTTCCGCCGGAGGGCTTTTCCCTCCGCTGGTACGAGAATATTTTCAACACAGGCGGTTTCCTCCGCACGTTCCAGACGTCCATCATCATTTCCCTACTGGGGAATTTGCTGGCGCTGTTGCTCGGGGTTCCAGCTGCGTACGCACTTAGTCGTTATGATTTCAAGGGCAAGTCCGTGCTGAATGCATTGTTCTTGTCTCCGGTACTCATTCCGGGAATCGTGCTTGGTTTTACATTGATGAAATACCTCATCGTGATCTATCATCTGCCGATGTATTTGGGTTTGCTGATCGGTCACACGATTATTATGCTTCCATTTATCATTCGCGTTATCGCATCGAGTCTGTCGAGCTTTGACTTTGCGGTAGAAGAAGCAGCCCTGAGTCTCGGCGCGGGACGGGTAAGAACATTCTTCCAGATCGTGCTGCCTAACATTCGCTCAGGAATTCTCGCTGCGGTGCTGATTGCCTTTTTGGAGTCGTTCAACAACGTGGACATTTCCGTGTTTATGACCGGACCAGGGGTAAGCACATTGCCAATTCAGATGCTGACCTATGTAGAAAATTATTTTGACCCAACCATTGCAGCCATTTCCGTGCTTTTGATGGTATTAACTGGACTTTTAATGTTCGTGATCGAACGGATCATGGGCGGATTCTCATACTTTACTAAACGTTAA
- a CDS encoding ABC transporter substrate-binding protein, producing MKKVNKSRKAATTASISMLSAMLLLSACGGGGGGAASEAQSPDGKVTLNFITQSSPLAPSDPNEKLINKRLEEKTNVHINWKNYTSDVFAEKRNLAVASGDLPDAIFDAGYGDYDLLKLAKDGAIIPLEDLIEQYMPNLQKVLEEAPEYKSMITAPDGHIYSFPWIEELGSGKQRIQAVDDLPWINVEWLNKLGLKMPTTTEELKQVLIAFKTQDPNGNGKADEIPLSFINKPGGEDLTFLFAAFGLGENSDHTVVTNDGKVVFTAADEGYKEAVKYIHELVQEGLVDIEAYQQDWNTYLAKGKDNKYGMYFTWDKANITGMNDTYDVLPPVAGPNGEVNVARTNGIGLDRGRMVITSSNKNLESTAKWVDQLYDPLQSVQNNWGTYGDETQQNIFEFDEAKGMLKHLPLEGSAPVELRQKTSISGPLAILDSYYDKYTTKPDDAAWRMELLDKVMVPHMKAENVYPKVFFSIDELDRLSTIETDLFAYVLRMRTEWYQNGKIDQEWDAYLKELDRLGLQEWLQIKQAGYDRNTQ from the coding sequence ATGAAAAAAGTGAACAAGTCCAGAAAAGCCGCTACAACGGCATCCATTTCCATGTTGTCAGCTATGCTCCTGCTCTCGGCTTGTGGCGGGGGAGGAGGCGGTGCAGCGAGTGAAGCTCAGTCACCTGATGGCAAAGTGACATTGAATTTTATAACACAGAGCTCTCCCCTGGCTCCGTCTGATCCGAACGAGAAGCTGATTAACAAGAGACTCGAAGAGAAAACCAATGTGCATATCAACTGGAAGAACTATACGAGTGATGTGTTCGCGGAAAAAAGAAACCTGGCGGTAGCCAGCGGTGATTTGCCGGATGCTATTTTTGACGCAGGTTATGGGGATTATGATCTCCTGAAACTGGCGAAGGACGGGGCCATCATTCCACTGGAAGACCTGATTGAGCAATACATGCCGAATCTGCAAAAGGTGCTGGAGGAAGCTCCCGAATACAAAAGCATGATTACAGCTCCAGACGGACATATTTATTCCTTTCCCTGGATTGAGGAGCTCGGAAGTGGCAAGCAGCGCATACAGGCGGTTGATGACTTGCCCTGGATCAATGTGGAGTGGCTGAACAAGCTTGGATTGAAGATGCCAACGACGACCGAAGAGCTGAAACAAGTGCTGATTGCGTTCAAAACCCAGGATCCCAACGGTAATGGTAAGGCGGACGAAATCCCGTTGTCTTTCATTAACAAGCCTGGCGGAGAAGATCTGACATTTCTCTTTGCCGCATTTGGACTTGGAGAGAACTCGGATCACACGGTTGTAACCAACGATGGAAAAGTGGTATTCACGGCAGCTGATGAAGGCTACAAGGAAGCGGTCAAATATATTCACGAATTGGTTCAGGAAGGTCTCGTGGACATCGAAGCGTATCAGCAGGATTGGAATACGTATCTGGCCAAGGGCAAAGACAACAAGTATGGCATGTACTTCACTTGGGATAAGGCCAACATTACAGGCATGAATGATACCTATGATGTTCTGCCTCCGGTTGCCGGGCCCAATGGAGAGGTTAATGTTGCACGTACGAATGGTATTGGTCTCGACCGCGGACGTATGGTTATTACGAGTAGCAATAAAAATCTGGAATCCACGGCGAAGTGGGTGGACCAATTGTACGATCCGCTCCAATCCGTGCAGAACAACTGGGGAACCTACGGCGATGAGACACAGCAGAATATATTTGAATTCGATGAAGCCAAAGGCATGCTGAAGCATCTTCCGCTGGAAGGCTCTGCACCTGTTGAGCTCAGACAGAAAACGAGTATATCAGGACCACTGGCCATTCTCGACAGTTACTATGATAAATACACGACCAAACCGGATGATGCCGCATGGCGTATGGAATTGCTTGACAAAGTTATGGTTCCACATATGAAAGCAGAAAACGTCTATCCAAAAGTGTTCTTCTCGATTGATGAACTCGACCGCCTCTCCACGATTGAGACCGATCTGTTCGCCTATGTGCTGCGTATGCGCACGGAATGGTATCAGAACGGAAAGATCGATCAGGAGTGGGATGCTTATCTGAAAGAGCTGGATCGTCTTGGCTTGCAAGAGTGGCTTCAAATTAAACAAGCGGGATATGACCGCAATACCCAATAA